Proteins found in one Pseudomonadota bacterium genomic segment:
- a CDS encoding pyridoxamine 5'-phosphate oxidase family protein — translation MKSPPPPLPPLEPAAIWSDTWQRLEQAVVSARHPFHLGVFATVRNGAPEQRTVVLRGAEEAHRRVTFHTDLRSPKARDLAQPGPASWLFYDAPSRLQVRMTGLATLHHEGDEVDRRWQGSRPQSQACYRHASGPGSPLDGPLDYLPAASETHQSDQGRAHFAIVATEITSLEWLSLHHAGHRRLQFAIGHHGVDGSWIAP, via the coding sequence TTGAAGTCGCCTCCCCCTCCACTCCCGCCGCTGGAACCCGCGGCGATCTGGTCGGACACCTGGCAGCGCCTCGAACAGGCGGTCGTCTCCGCCCGCCATCCCTTCCATCTAGGCGTGTTTGCCACGGTGCGAAACGGCGCCCCCGAGCAGCGGACCGTGGTCCTTCGCGGGGCGGAGGAAGCGCATCGGCGCGTCACATTCCACACGGACCTGCGTTCTCCCAAGGCCCGAGACCTGGCCCAGCCCGGCCCAGCCAGTTGGCTCTTTTACGACGCTCCCTCGCGCTTACAAGTGCGAATGACGGGCCTGGCGACGCTGCACCACGAGGGCGACGAGGTGGATCGACGCTGGCAGGGCTCACGGCCGCAGAGCCAGGCCTGCTATCGCCATGCCTCGGGCCCAGGATCCCCACTCGACGGTCCCCTCGACTACCTCCCAGCGGCGTCTGAGACCCATCAAAGCGATCAGGGCCGTGCTCACTTCGCCATCGTCGCGACCGAAATCACCTCGCTGGAGTGGCTAAGCCTCCACCACGCCGGACACCGGCGCCTGCAGTTCGCGATCGGCCATCACGGGGTGGACGGCTCCTGGATCGCCCCCTGA